In Acidiferrobacterales bacterium, a single genomic region encodes these proteins:
- a CDS encoding glycine zipper 2TM domain-containing protein has product MIKIKYIAITVFSTVIGLINPTFVSASENIPSMEAEARVIRVIERYVTVIEQRPVEECRNVEVSAGGGSTSSDTPELIGAVLGGALGKELDKDGDSKEGAILGAILGASIASDIEKKNAQKSTRTTTERRCTTVNRQVEVQRVDGYDVTFEYQDKLFTSTMKRRPGATIPVKVYVLPDET; this is encoded by the coding sequence ATGATCAAGATCAAATATATTGCTATCACGGTTTTTTCTACAGTGATCGGGCTGATAAATCCGACCTTTGTCTCCGCTTCGGAAAATATCCCATCTATGGAAGCGGAAGCCCGCGTCATCAGGGTTATTGAACGTTACGTCACTGTAATCGAGCAACGACCGGTGGAAGAGTGCCGAAATGTGGAAGTCAGCGCCGGCGGCGGGTCAACCAGTTCGGATACACCGGAACTGATTGGTGCTGTATTGGGCGGCGCATTGGGAAAGGAACTCGACAAGGACGGTGACAGCAAAGAAGGCGCGATTCTCGGCGCGATTCTCGGTGCCTCAATCGCCAGCGACATAGAAAAGAAAAACGCACAGAAATCGACCAGGACAACGACTGAACGCAGGTGTACCACCGTCAATCGGCAAGTCGAAGTTCAGCGGGTCGATGGTTATGATGTAACCTTTGAATATCAGGACAAACTGTTCACCTCGACAATGAAGCGACGACCGGGGGCGACAATTCCAGTGAAAGTTTACGTGCTCCCGGATGAGACATAG
- a CDS encoding FAD-dependent oxidoreductase encodes MNTELAESPDFKHLFSPLQLGHKTLKHRLNFGAHTANMAVDGLPVERHHGYYLERAIGGAAMIVVEPVPVHQTGVLTRGNFRNADDSVIEHFRKITDSCHEYGTVMIQQLYHVGAHGDWDNSFMPNWSPSGRPSMHDHDGSVTMSDRQIAEITESFVQAALRAKKAGFDGCELMAAYNALIEQFWSPFTNRRNDSYGGSFEKRMKFSVDLLSRMRDAVGADFIVGVCTSFDPVVSEVLPLETMQEVVHYHDERGLFDYVTVGTGGYYNYTMIIPVALHEDQLGMPFAAKIRQCVSHAKVQAESHIRTPESANYAIASGSADMVSIVRGQIADPHMANKAMQNRVDEIRPCLSCNQMCWGRRYRDYWISCLVNPSAGREFELGGDRFTKAESSRKILVVGGGPAGCEAARVAAERGHRVTLMEASGYLGGQFRLAGLQPRRGQITDYLQWMERELLRLGVDLRFNSPLFADDVIAFNADAVIVATGSLPSHTGYQRGLPTRDELPGVNRDNVWHVEDVMMRTARLGHSVVLLDDVGTWKAGGTALHLVEMGHQLTIVTPYPTVGREITRTGADLALRERLRAAGTEFFCESAVSEWFGDRAAIMDLLDGSITETRFDSLVLATVNTAVTDVESELGDQQGFDIHVIGDCLAPRQTPAATYEGRMIGLKL; translated from the coding sequence ATGAACACTGAACTCGCTGAATCCCCCGACTTCAAACATCTGTTCAGCCCCCTTCAGCTGGGACACAAGACCCTCAAGCACCGACTGAACTTCGGTGCCCATACAGCCAACATGGCGGTGGACGGACTGCCGGTCGAACGTCATCATGGCTACTATCTGGAACGGGCCATCGGTGGTGCGGCCATGATCGTAGTCGAACCGGTCCCGGTTCACCAGACAGGCGTGCTTACCCGGGGCAATTTTCGCAATGCTGATGACAGCGTCATTGAACACTTCCGAAAGATCACCGACAGTTGTCACGAGTACGGCACTGTGATGATCCAGCAGCTCTATCATGTCGGTGCGCATGGAGACTGGGATAATTCATTCATGCCAAACTGGTCTCCATCCGGGCGGCCGTCCATGCACGATCACGACGGCAGTGTCACAATGTCCGATCGCCAGATCGCTGAGATCACCGAGAGTTTTGTCCAGGCTGCGCTGCGTGCCAAGAAAGCCGGATTCGATGGGTGTGAACTGATGGCGGCCTATAACGCCCTGATCGAGCAGTTTTGGTCTCCATTCACCAACCGACGCAATGACAGCTACGGCGGAAGTTTTGAAAAGAGAATGAAGTTCTCGGTCGACCTGCTGTCTCGCATGCGCGATGCGGTCGGTGCCGACTTCATCGTCGGTGTTTGCACCAGTTTCGACCCGGTCGTTTCTGAGGTGCTGCCGTTGGAAACCATGCAGGAGGTCGTGCACTATCACGACGAACGCGGTCTTTTCGATTACGTGACTGTCGGAACCGGTGGCTACTACAACTACACCATGATCATTCCTGTCGCCCTGCACGAGGATCAGCTGGGCATGCCGTTCGCGGCAAAGATTCGCCAGTGTGTCAGCCATGCCAAAGTTCAGGCCGAAAGCCATATCAGGACCCCGGAAAGTGCGAACTATGCCATTGCGTCCGGCAGTGCTGACATGGTGAGTATCGTGCGGGGACAGATCGCCGACCCACACATGGCGAACAAGGCGATGCAGAATCGGGTTGACGAAATCAGACCCTGTCTTTCGTGCAATCAGATGTGCTGGGGGCGACGCTATCGCGACTATTGGATCAGCTGTCTTGTGAACCCTTCTGCCGGTCGGGAGTTTGAGCTTGGCGGGGACCGATTCACCAAGGCCGAATCCAGTCGGAAGATTCTGGTAGTCGGCGGCGGGCCTGCGGGCTGTGAGGCGGCGCGGGTCGCCGCTGAGCGCGGACACCGCGTCACCTTGATGGAAGCCTCCGGTTATCTCGGCGGACAGTTCCGGCTCGCCGGCCTGCAGCCGCGGCGAGGTCAGATTACCGACTATCTGCAATGGATGGAACGCGAGTTGCTCCGTCTCGGGGTCGACCTGAGGTTCAATTCCCCATTATTCGCTGACGACGTAATCGCATTCAATGCCGACGCAGTCATTGTGGCGACCGGCTCGCTGCCGTCCCATACCGGTTATCAGCGAGGCCTCCCGACCCGGGATGAACTGCCGGGTGTGAATCGGGACAACGTCTGGCATGTTGAGGATGTAATGATGCGAACTGCCAGGCTGGGGCATTCGGTTGTGTTGCTCGACGATGTCGGAACCTGGAAAGCCGGCGGTACCGCATTGCATCTGGTGGAGATGGGGCATCAGCTCACAATTGTGACTCCCTATCCTACAGTCGGAAGGGAAATCACCCGAACCGGTGCCGACCTGGCCTTGCGCGAACGTCTGCGCGCCGCCGGGACCGAGTTTTTCTGCGAGTCAGCGGTATCCGAGTGGTTCGGTGACCGAGCCGCAATCATGGATCTGCTCGATGGCTCGATAACGGAAACAAGGTTTGACAGCCTGGTTCTTGCCACCGTCAATACCGCCGTAACCGATGTCGAATCAGAGCTTGGAGATCAGCAGGGGTTTGACATACATGTCATCGGGGACTGTCTGGCACCCCGACAGACTCCTGCGGCAACCTATGAGGGACGTATGATTGGTCTTAAGCTCTGA
- a CDS encoding cytochrome c-type biogenesis protein CcmH → MNTRIIVLVGLFAFMPAVMAAQVLLEFDSPQQEHRYQGLIEELRCMVCQNQNLADSNAGLAQDLRNRTYEMVRQGKSDQDIIDYMVDRYGEFVLYRPPLKTTTLLLWFGPVVILIIAVTTFLVYSRRLRQKPNLELDAEEQQQARQMLEE, encoded by the coding sequence TGAATACTCGCATTATCGTACTGGTGGGTCTTTTTGCCTTCATGCCGGCAGTCATGGCGGCGCAGGTACTGCTTGAGTTTGACTCTCCGCAACAGGAGCACAGGTATCAAGGTCTCATCGAGGAGCTGCGCTGCATGGTGTGCCAGAATCAGAATCTTGCCGACTCCAACGCCGGACTCGCCCAGGACCTGCGCAATCGAACCTATGAAATGGTCCGTCAAGGCAAGTCGGACCAGGACATCATCGACTACATGGTGGACCGGTACGGCGAATTCGTCCTATATCGACCACCGCTGAAGACGACGACGCTGCTGCTGTGGTTTGGCCCGGTCGTAATTCTCATCATCGCGGTGACGACATTTCTTGTTTATTCGCGCCGACTTCGTCAAAAGCCGAATCTGGAATTGGACGCGGAAGAACAGCAACAGGCCCGGCAAATGCTCGAAGAGTAA
- the ccmI gene encoding c-type cytochrome biogenesis protein CcmI: MTIVFFLSAAALVCVAIAFVVPVILRESTDGSRIARRQKNIDVARQRLDELGSGESDGDSTSVEAAESIRKEIERGLLDDVEGIEEHAGDDDEGRRVRVRQWTAVSASILIPVSAGLLYLVIGEPAVIRDPAMISTPEPTQTVDSGQPELNIDGETISFEQMTQRVLTHLADNPDDIEGWTTLAQLFIAQQQFAEAASAYRKIRELSGDSADLLVREADALAMANDGVLTGEPETLIMDALRLDPNHGSGLWLAGIAAAARGEYQASLKYWRRAESVISNEEFLLEIRRLITGAEAEIAAAEPSASTSDAEAPGYSVRVSVTADASVLQESDAEDTLFVFARASEGPPMPLAVVRSQVGELPLQVDLDDSLAMMENLKLSSFDEVVIVARISKSGAAVATSGDFFGEIGPIRPKDRSEVSVNISERVP, translated from the coding sequence ATGACCATTGTTTTTTTTCTGAGCGCGGCAGCGCTCGTATGCGTGGCCATCGCGTTTGTGGTACCTGTCATATTGCGCGAGTCAACCGATGGCAGTCGAATCGCCCGACGACAAAAAAATATCGATGTCGCACGGCAGAGACTGGACGAGCTTGGATCCGGGGAGAGCGATGGCGACTCGACAAGCGTTGAGGCTGCGGAATCCATCCGCAAGGAAATAGAGCGCGGTCTGCTCGATGACGTTGAAGGGATTGAGGAGCACGCAGGCGATGATGATGAGGGGCGCAGAGTGCGGGTTCGGCAGTGGACTGCTGTCAGTGCATCCATTCTGATTCCCGTGTCCGCCGGCCTGCTCTATCTGGTGATCGGCGAACCGGCTGTGATCCGTGATCCAGCCATGATCAGCACACCTGAACCGACCCAGACCGTCGACAGTGGGCAACCCGAGCTCAATATCGACGGTGAGACCATTTCGTTCGAGCAGATGACGCAGCGCGTGCTGACTCATCTGGCGGACAATCCGGACGATATTGAAGGCTGGACGACCTTGGCCCAGCTTTTCATCGCCCAGCAGCAATTCGCCGAGGCTGCCTCGGCTTACCGCAAGATTCGTGAACTTTCAGGCGACAGTGCCGACCTGCTGGTGCGGGAGGCGGATGCACTGGCCATGGCCAATGACGGTGTTCTCACCGGAGAGCCGGAAACACTGATCATGGATGCCCTGAGATTGGACCCGAATCACGGCAGCGGGCTATGGCTCGCCGGCATCGCGGCGGCCGCGCGCGGTGAATATCAGGCCTCACTTAAGTACTGGCGAAGAGCAGAGTCGGTGATCTCCAACGAAGAATTTCTGCTCGAGATCAGAAGATTGATCACTGGCGCCGAGGCCGAAATTGCGGCTGCGGAACCATCCGCTTCGACCTCGGATGCCGAAGCGCCAGGCTATTCAGTGCGTGTCAGTGTTACTGCCGATGCATCTGTGCTGCAGGAAAGTGACGCTGAAGATACACTTTTCGTGTTCGCGAGGGCCAGCGAGGGCCCACCGATGCCGCTGGCGGTGGTTCGCAGTCAGGTTGGCGAACTGCCGCTGCAGGTTGACCTTGACGACAGCCTTGCGATGATGGAAAACCTCAAGTTGTCCTCGTTCGATGAGGTGGTGATTGTCGCCAGAATATCCAAGTCAGGCGCAGCTGTTGCGACCAGTGGGGACTTCTTCGGGGAAATCGGCCCCATTCGTCCGAAAGACCGGTCCGAGGTCAGTGTCAATATTTCCGAGCGCGTCCCCTGA